The genomic window TCCGGACCGTCGTGCCGGAGCAATCGGTGCAAGAAGGAGACCAGACGCCCAATGGCAACCTGCGATTTCTTCTGGAAACTCTTCGCTCAAACGGGGTCGATCAACGCCTACCTGGCATATCGACGGACACACGCCGCGCCGAGCCCGAGCTGAACCCACGAAGAGGTCTCGAGGACCTTCAAGAAAGCGCCCGGCATGATGCCGGGCCTTTTCATTTTCGGATGACCGATTAGGATGACCGAGCTAGCGACGCTGTTAGGCGCCTTGCGAGAGCGCTTTGCGACTGCCGTCCAGGCCGCCGGCGACGAGCGAGCGCTCGACGAAGCACGAATCGCGTATCTCGGGCGCAACGGCGAGGTCACGACGATCAGGCGGAGCATTGGAAAACTGCCGCCCGACGAGCGTCCGGGAGCCGGTAAGGAGATCAACGACGCCGTTGCCGTAATGGAAGCGCTTCTGCGAGAGCGGCACGAGCAGCTGGAAGCCAGAGACGTCGAGGCATCGCTCGAGCAGCACGTCGACGTGACGTTTCCGGCGACGATGCCGCAGCTCGGCTCCGTGCATCCGGTGCGCCGCGTCATCGAGGACGCATGCGGATACTTCGAGCGTCACGGCTTCGCTGTCGTGCTGGGTCCCGAGGTCGAGCCGGACTACTACAACTTCGACGCGCTGAACATTCCGCCGGAGCATCCGGCGCGCGAAGGGTTCGACTCGTTCTGGATCAACGACTCGCTGCTGTTGCGACCACACACGTCGCCGATGCAGATTCGCACGATGCAGTTGCACGCGCCGCCGGTGGCGATCGTTGCACCCGGGCGATGTTACCGGCGCGACGCGGTCGACGCGCGCCACCTCTTTCAGTTTCATCAAATCGAAGGGCTGCTCGTAGCGACGGGCGTGCATTTCGGGCATCTCAAGGGCATGCTGACGGGGCTCTGCCGCACGCTCTTCGGGCCGTACCAGCAGGTGCGTTTCCGGCCGTCGTTCTTTCCGTTCACCGAGCCGAGCGCCGAAGTCGACACGACGTGCCCGAAGTGCGCGGGCCGCGCGAACGCATGCGGCATGTGCGGCGGCTCGGGATGGATCGAGCTTGGCGGCGCAGGCATGGTGCACCCGAACGTGCTGCGCGAGGTCGGGTACGATCCCGGGGTCGTTTCCGGTTGGGCGTTCGGCTTCGGGGCGGAGCGACTCGCGCTCGTGCGATACGACGTCGACGACGTTCGCCGATTCGTCGACGGCGATCCCGATTTCCTCGAGCAGCTGGCATAGATGCGCATCCCCATTTCCTGGCTGCGCGAGTACGTCGACTTGCCCGCGGACTCGGAAGCGATCGCCGAACGCCTTGCCATGCTCGGCTTTCCGGTCGCAGAGATCGTGCGGCGCCCCGCGATCGAGAACGTCGTCGTCGGCCGCATCGCATCGATCGAGCGCCATCCGAACGCAGACCGCCTGAACCTTTGCCGCGTCGACACCGGCGGCGCCGCACCGCTGACGATCGTAACGGCGGCAACGAACGTCGTCGCCGGGCAGGTCGTCCCCGTTGCGCAAATCGGCGCGCGCCTGCCGCACCTGACGATCGAGCGGCGCACGATGCGCGGCGTCGCGTCGGAGGGGATGCTCTGCTCGCCTGACGAGCTCGCACTGCCGCCCGAGTGGTTCGAAGCCGACGGCATCATGCAACTCGACGCGGAGTCGACGCCGGGCGAGAACGTCGTTACGATGCTCGGACTCGCCGACGACGTCCTCGACGTCGAAATCACCGGCAATCGCGTCGATGCGATGTCGGCAATCGGGCTGGCGCGCGAGCTCGCTGCGTCGTACCGCGCTGCGCTGCGCTTGCCGTCGTTCGAAAACCCGGGCACGGGTGAGCCGCAGCCGCCGGCGCGCGTCGCAATCGAAACGCCGGACTGCTCGCGCTTCGTCCTCCAGCGCTTTGACGGACTGCGCGTGACGCTCGGCCCAGCGCGCACGCGCGTGCGCCTCGCATTGTGCGGCGTGCGACCGATCAACAACGTCGTCGACGTTTCGAACTACGTCATGCTTGAAACGGCCCAGCCATTGCATTTCTACGACGCGGCCCACGTCTGCGAGCAACGCCTCGTCGTACGTGACGCGCGGCCGGGGGAACCGCTGCTGACGCTCGACGGCGTCGAACGCCGGCTGACCGCGGCGGCGCTGGTCGTCGCCGATGCGCAGAACGCTCTCGGCTTGGCGGGCGTGATGGGAGGAGCGGCGAGCGAAGTCGGCGCGGAGACGACCGCGATCCTGCTCGAAGCCGCCACATTCGCGGGCCCTCGCGTGCGCCGCACGGCGCAACTCTTCGGTTTGCGCACCGAAGCGTCGACGCGGCACGAGAAATCGATCGCACCGGCGCTTGCGCGAGTCGCCGCTTCGCGTGCGGCGCAGATGCTCGTCGATATAGGCGCCCGTGCGTACGCTCCCGTCGTAGCCGGCGCGCAGACGACGCCACGCCCGGGTGTCTCGTTGCGGCGGGACGACGTCACGCGCCTGCTCGGCATCACGCTCGACGACGCGCGCATTGCCGACGATCTGACCGCGCTCGGATGCAATGTCGCAACGCATGACGGGCACCTCGAGGTCGCCGCTCCGCCGTGGCGCAACGATCTTGCCATCGCTGCGGACTTCGTCGAAGAGATCGCGCGCATGGAAGGCTACGACGCGATCGAGGCCGCGATGCCGGCGGTTGCGTCGCACGAGATTTCGAGCCGCGAGTACGAGCTCGAGGCAGACGCGGCGCGTACGATGTGCGCGCTCGGATACCACGAAACGATCACCTACTCGTTGCTCGGCCGGCGCAGCGACGGCGCGGTCGAGCTGCGCAACCCGCTCTCTGAAGAGCACCGCTACCTTCGCACCGAGATCGCTCCAGCGCTCCTCGCGCAGCTCGCGTGCAACACGCACCCCTACCGGCTCTTCGAGATCGGTCACGTCTTCGCCGACGAGGGCGGTCTCGTCGCAGAGACGCCCGTCCTCGCTTTCGCGGTCGCCGCAGAGCGCGGTGAAGATCCGCCGTGGCGCGACGCGGAGTTCCTGCGCTGCAAGGGCGACGTCGAGGCGCTGGTGCGCGCCCTTACCGGACGCCGGCCGCGCGTCGAACCGGCCGAGCGCCGCGGACTGCACCCCGGAAAGTGCGCGGCGCTGCTCGTCGACGACGTTGCCGTGGCGGTCTTCGGACGGGTCGACCCCCGCGACGAACGCGCGTACGCCGCCCCCTTCGCGCTCTACGCGGGGTCGGTGCGCCTGGATCGCCTGCCGGAACGCCTCCTGCCGCGATACCGGGCTCCCTCACGATTCCCCTCGACCTACCGGGATCTCGCCCTCTCGCTCGGGGCAGAGGTAAGCGCCGAGGGCGTCGAAGCAATCACTGCGCAGGCCATAGGAGATATCTGTACGGCCGTGCGTGTTTTTGATGAGTATCGCGGCCCGCAGGTTGAACGAGGCCGGAAGAGTTTGGCTGTGCGGGCGACGATGCGCCGCTTCGACGGCACGATCACGGACGAGGAGGCGGACGCCGCCGTCGCCCGGGCCATAGAAGCGCTCCACAAGCGATTGGGGGCAACGGTACGAGTATGAATGGATATGTCGGCTGGCCAGACGTCGTCATCGTCGCCGTGCTGGCGATTGCGGCCATCAAAGGTTTCGCGCGCGGTTTGCTCTCCGAACTCGGCGGCGTGGTGGCCGTTCTCCTCGCACTTGCCGTCCCGCTGTACTACAACGGCATGCTCGATGCGATTTTCGAGCAGACGCTCAAGATGAATGCCGGATCGGCGCACATCACCGGCATGGTCGTCAGCGGACTAATAGTCTACGGCGTGATCATCGTCTTGCTTGGGATCGTCTCGCGTTATACGAGCCTTCCCATCCTCGGCGCGGGCAACGCGGTCGGCGGCGGCATCGTCGGCTTTGCAAAGGGTGCGATCCTGCTCTGGGTGGTGCTCTTCGTCGCGCTGCTCTTTCCACTCTCGACGCAGGTGCGATCCGATCTTCACAAGTCGCATCTCGTCGCGA from Candidatus Dormiibacterota bacterium includes these protein-coding regions:
- the pheT gene encoding phenylalanine--tRNA ligase subunit beta — encoded protein: MRIPISWLREYVDLPADSEAIAERLAMLGFPVAEIVRRPAIENVVVGRIASIERHPNADRLNLCRVDTGGAAPLTIVTAATNVVAGQVVPVAQIGARLPHLTIERRTMRGVASEGMLCSPDELALPPEWFEADGIMQLDAESTPGENVVTMLGLADDVLDVEITGNRVDAMSAIGLARELAASYRAALRLPSFENPGTGEPQPPARVAIETPDCSRFVLQRFDGLRVTLGPARTRVRLALCGVRPINNVVDVSNYVMLETAQPLHFYDAAHVCEQRLVVRDARPGEPLLTLDGVERRLTAAALVVADAQNALGLAGVMGGAASEVGAETTAILLEAATFAGPRVRRTAQLFGLRTEASTRHEKSIAPALARVAASRAAQMLVDIGARAYAPVVAGAQTTPRPGVSLRRDDVTRLLGITLDDARIADDLTALGCNVATHDGHLEVAAPPWRNDLAIAADFVEEIARMEGYDAIEAAMPAVASHEISSREYELEADAARTMCALGYHETITYSLLGRRSDGAVELRNPLSEEHRYLRTEIAPALLAQLACNTHPYRLFEIGHVFADEGGLVAETPVLAFAVAAERGEDPPWRDAEFLRCKGDVEALVRALTGRRPRVEPAERRGLHPGKCAALLVDDVAVAVFGRVDPRDERAYAAPFALYAGSVRLDRLPERLLPRYRAPSRFPSTYRDLALSLGAEVSAEGVEAITAQAIGDICTAVRVFDEYRGPQVERGRKSLAVRATMRRFDGTITDEEADAAVARAIEALHKRLGATVRV
- the pheS gene encoding phenylalanine--tRNA ligase subunit alpha, with the translated sequence MTELATLLGALRERFATAVQAAGDERALDEARIAYLGRNGEVTTIRRSIGKLPPDERPGAGKEINDAVAVMEALLRERHEQLEARDVEASLEQHVDVTFPATMPQLGSVHPVRRVIEDACGYFERHGFAVVLGPEVEPDYYNFDALNIPPEHPAREGFDSFWINDSLLLRPHTSPMQIRTMQLHAPPVAIVAPGRCYRRDAVDARHLFQFHQIEGLLVATGVHFGHLKGMLTGLCRTLFGPYQQVRFRPSFFPFTEPSAEVDTTCPKCAGRANACGMCGGSGWIELGGAGMVHPNVLREVGYDPGVVSGWAFGFGAERLALVRYDVDDVRRFVDGDPDFLEQLA
- a CDS encoding CvpA family protein is translated as MNGYVGWPDVVIVAVLAIAAIKGFARGLLSELGGVVAVLLALAVPLYYNGMLDAIFEQTLKMNAGSAHITGMVVSGLIVYGVIIVLLGIVSRYTSLPILGAGNAVGGGIVGFAKGAILLWVVLFVALLFPLSTQVRSDLHKSHLVAMLAQQNQRVDSAIYSRLPDLVKPLVKPILDRQQV
- a CDS encoding YqzL family protein, which gives rise to MATCDFFWKLFAQTGSINAYLAYRRTHAAPSPS